One stretch of Cedecea neteri DNA includes these proteins:
- the dcuR gene encoding two-component system response regulator DcuR gives MINVLIVDDDAMVAELNRAYVSQIPGFSCCGSASTLKQAREMVSNPELKIDLILLDVYMQQDNGLDLLPTLREAGQTIDVIVISSAADAATIQKSMHYGVVDYLIKPFQFPRFEEALTNWREKKNLMGTHKYYEQADVDRLLHGGSPVVADAKRLPKGLTPQTLRTICQWIDTHPTEEFSTDELAAAVNISRVSCRKYLIWLAQINILFTSIHYGMTGRPVYRYRLQVEQLGLLKQYCQ, from the coding sequence GTGATTAATGTCTTAATTGTTGATGATGATGCGATGGTCGCGGAGCTTAACCGCGCCTACGTCAGCCAAATCCCGGGCTTTAGCTGCTGCGGTTCCGCCTCCACGCTGAAACAGGCGCGGGAGATGGTCAGCAACCCGGAGTTAAAAATAGATTTAATTCTGCTGGATGTGTATATGCAGCAGGATAACGGCCTGGATCTGCTGCCTACGCTGCGTGAAGCGGGGCAAACCATCGACGTGATCGTTATCTCGTCGGCGGCCGACGCGGCCACCATCCAGAAGTCGATGCACTACGGCGTGGTCGATTATCTGATTAAACCGTTCCAGTTCCCGCGCTTTGAAGAGGCGCTAACCAACTGGCGCGAGAAGAAAAACCTGATGGGCACCCATAAGTATTATGAGCAGGCTGACGTCGACCGTCTGCTGCACGGTGGCTCGCCGGTGGTGGCGGACGCCAAGCGCCTGCCGAAGGGGCTGACGCCGCAAACGCTGCGCACCATTTGCCAGTGGATCGACACGCACCCAACGGAAGAGTTCTCCACCGACGAGCTGGCGGCGGCGGTGAATATCTCTCGCGTGTCATGCCGTAAGTATTTGATCTGGCTCGCACAGATTAATATTCTGTTCACCAGCATTCACTACGGCATGACCGGCCGCCCGGTTTACCGCTACCGCCTGCAGGTTGAGCAGCTTGGCCTGCTTAAGCAGTACTGCCAGTAA